Proteins encoded in a region of the Peptococcaceae bacterium 1198_IL3148 genome:
- the thiM gene encoding hydroxyethylthiazole kinase → MKKVVNNLELVREICPLVHNMTNVVVTNYTANGLYALGAAPVMAYAREEVADMAKIAGAVMLNIGTLDEAQVAAMIIAGQSANANGVPVIFDPVGAGATPYRTAVSQKILKEVNISILRGNAGEVANVIGENLAVKGVDGGDVGGDTVALAQLAANKLGTVVVITGKDDVVTDGQVTYVIHNGHAILTKVTGTGCLLSAVVGAFAAVEKDLTLAATSALVYYGVAAEIAAEMKAPAGPGSFQIEFLNQLAKVSAGEIMKYGVVEKL, encoded by the coding sequence TTGAAAAAGGTTGTTAACAATTTAGAGCTAGTGCGGGAAATATGCCCACTGGTTCACAACATGACAAATGTGGTGGTGACAAATTATACTGCCAATGGTTTATATGCCTTGGGAGCAGCACCGGTGATGGCTTACGCTAGGGAAGAAGTGGCTGATATGGCCAAAATAGCCGGAGCGGTAATGCTTAACATTGGTACTTTGGATGAGGCACAAGTGGCAGCGATGATCATTGCTGGCCAATCTGCCAACGCCAATGGTGTGCCGGTAATTTTTGACCCCGTCGGTGCTGGCGCAACCCCTTATCGCACCGCTGTGTCCCAAAAAATTCTTAAAGAAGTCAATATCTCTATTTTAAGGGGTAATGCCGGCGAAGTTGCCAACGTGATTGGTGAAAACTTGGCCGTTAAAGGGGTAGATGGCGGTGACGTTGGCGGTGATACTGTGGCCCTGGCTCAATTGGCAGCTAATAAATTAGGCACAGTGGTGGTCATCACCGGTAAAGACGACGTGGTTACCGATGGTCAAGTAACCTATGTCATCCATAACGGCCATGCTATATTAACTAAGGTTACTGGCACCGGTTGCTTGTTGTCCGCTGTGGTGGGAGCCTTTGCTGCAGTGGAAAAAGATTTGACATTGGCGGCCACATCAGCACTGGTTTACTATGGGGTGGCGGCAGAAATTGCTGCTGAAATGAAAGCCCCAGCAGGTCCCGGTAGTTTTCAAATAGAGTTTTTAAACCAGTTGGCCAAGGTGTCTGCTGGAGAGATAATGAAATATGGAGTGGTAGAAAAACTTTAG